The following are from one region of the Nitrososphaerota archaeon genome:
- a CDS encoding PIN domain-containing protein: MKNKIVADSSIIVKWFKKGEEFEEEALKFRDDVFSSTIEVTICELMPLEVCRALIKAGYSSKKVNEAYHTLIEMIELGFLKPISIEKLRDLAKELIVILNLYVIDALMLATAISNSLNLLTEDTHLLKNEVKEFMKKKGLKIITLKDFYSNKY; the protein is encoded by the coding sequence ATGAAAAATAAAATCGTTGCTGATTCTTCAATAATAGTTAAATGGTTTAAAAAAGGAGAAGAATTTGAAGAAGAAGCATTAAAGTTTAGAGATGATGTATTTTCATCAACGATAGAAGTAACAATTTGTGAATTAATGCCTCTTGAAGTTTGTCGAGCACTTATAAAAGCTGGATATTCATCTAAAAAAGTTAATGAAGCTTATCATACATTAATTGAAATGATTGAGCTTGGCTTCCTAAAACCTATTTCGATAGAAAAATTAAGAGATTTAGCTAAAGAATTGATTGTAATATTAAATCTTTATGTTATTGATGCACTTATGCTTGCTACAGCAATTTCTAATTCTTTAAATCTCTTAACTGAAGATACACATTTATTAAAAAACGAAGTTAAAGAATTTATGAAAAAGAAAGGATTAAAAATCATTACTCTAAAAGATTTTTATAGTAATAAATATTGA
- a CDS encoding RNA methyltransferase, whose amino-acid sequence MLKNDFFIEEKNKFNISILLPASFTIETPHLREKTFRIGFIARALATYRIGTIIFYPENKKISKIEKENFNIIKKILDYINTAPYLRKFLFKISPELKYASLLPPLQIPTHAEKINLENIIPHYRQGLVIKTGKNSIIEAGLEKKIISRKKLKKNKRVIIKIDKSEKGFKFKILSRKKANVYDGFRTYLYEGDLKKLIESFDLSIATSKYGSSIINLMNDLSKKLKEANRICIAFGPAKYGLYEVFKNHGYNLEEIFDYIINIAPNQGVKTIRTEEALYYTLSIINILANL is encoded by the coding sequence ATGTTAAAAAATGATTTTTTTATAGAAGAAAAAAATAAATTTAATATTTCAATTCTTTTACCAGCGTCTTTTACTATTGAAACTCCTCATTTAAGAGAAAAAACTTTTAGAATAGGTTTTATTGCAAGAGCATTAGCAACTTATAGAATTGGAACAATTATTTTCTATCCTGAAAATAAAAAAATTTCAAAAATTGAAAAAGAAAATTTTAATATTATAAAGAAAATATTAGACTATATTAATACTGCTCCATATCTTAGAAAATTCTTATTTAAAATTTCTCCAGAACTTAAATATGCTAGTTTACTTCCTCCTCTTCAAATTCCTACTCATGCAGAAAAAATAAATCTTGAAAATATTATTCCTCATTATAGACAAGGCTTAGTTATTAAAACTGGAAAAAATAGTATTATTGAAGCTGGATTAGAAAAAAAGATTATATCAAGAAAAAAACTTAAGAAAAATAAAAGAGTAATAATTAAAATAGATAAATCTGAAAAAGGTTTTAAATTTAAAATTCTTTCAAGAAAAAAAGCAAACGTATATGATGGTTTTAGAACTTATCTTTATGAAGGAGATTTGAAAAAGCTTATTGAAAGCTTTGATTTATCAATTGCTACTTCAAAATATGGCTCATCTATAATTAATTTAATGAATGATTTAAGTAAAAAATTAAAAGAAGCAAATAGGATTTGTATAGCATTTGGCCCAGCTAAATATGGATTATATGAAGTTTTTAAAAATCATGGTTATAATTTAGAAGAAATTTTCGATTATATAATAAATATTGCTCCAAATCAAGGAGTAAAAACAATAAGAACTGAAGAAGCTTTATATTATACTCTTTCAATTATTAATATATTAGCAAATTTATAA
- a CDS encoding 50S ribosomal protein L3, producing MGHRKQSRPRHGSLAYLPRGRASRIIPRIKYWPPYDKETKPLAFVCFKAGLTSAFIIDNTPNSPTYGTEIMVPVTVLAAPPMFVAGIVFYEKNEDGTLKTLSTIWSEKTPENIRRLHPSFKPNQDKLNNIEKIIDRIYEVRLLMMTQPYLIGLSKKPRLIEVKVGGKNIKDCINYAIKKLGSEISIKEVFKKGDFVDVIAVSKGKGFQGVVKRYRVKLQPRKSRKMKRAVASIGPWHPAYVMYTVPRSGQMGYHRRTEFNKEILDIEEDGSKYTPKGGWKHFGIIKTTAVLIKGTIPGTQKRPIILRIPAKPPKIEIKEKQITFIKV from the coding sequence ATGGGTCATAGAAAACAATCTAGACCAAGGCATGGCTCTTTAGCATATTTGCCTAGAGGTAGAGCTTCTAGAATAATTCCTAGAATTAAATATTGGCCTCCATATGATAAAGAAACTAAACCATTAGCTTTTGTATGTTTTAAAGCAGGTTTAACAAGTGCTTTTATTATAGATAATACTCCTAATTCTCCTACTTATGGTACTGAAATAATGGTTCCAGTAACAGTTTTAGCAGCTCCTCCAATGTTTGTTGCTGGAATAGTTTTTTATGAAAAAAATGAAGATGGAACATTAAAAACATTATCTACTATTTGGAGTGAAAAAACTCCTGAAAATATACGTAGGCTTCATCCTTCTTTTAAACCAAATCAAGATAAATTAAATAATATTGAAAAAATTATTGATAGAATTTATGAAGTTAGATTATTAATGATGACTCAACCATACTTAATTGGTTTATCAAAAAAGCCTAGATTAATTGAAGTAAAAGTTGGTGGAAAAAATATAAAAGATTGCATAAATTATGCAATAAAAAAATTAGGATCAGAAATAAGTATTAAAGAAGTATTTAAAAAAGGAGATTTTGTTGATGTAATAGCAGTATCTAAAGGTAAAGGTTTTCAAGGAGTTGTAAAAAGGTATAGAGTAAAACTTCAACCTAGAAAATCTAGAAAAATGAAAAGAGCTGTAGCATCAATTGGACCATGGCATCCTGCATATGTAATGTATACTGTTCCAAGATCAGGACAAATGGGTTATCATAGAAGAACAGAATTTAATAAAGAAATATTAGATATAGAAGAAGATGGAAGTAAATATACTCCTAAAGGTGGATGGAAACATTTTGGAATAATTAAAACAACTGCAGTATTAATTAAAGGAACTATTCCAGGAACACAAAAAAGGCCAATAATTTTAAGAATTCCAGCAAAACCACCAAAAATAGAAATTAAAGAAAAGCAAATAACATTTATTAAGGTGTAA